One window of Chamaesiphon minutus PCC 6605 genomic DNA carries:
- a CDS encoding beta-ketoacyl-ACP synthase III: protein MVRRVKLLSTGKYLPKNRVTASDIEQRLGLPKDWVEQKSGVLVRHFVEDETASLMGALAAKDALAAAGLSIEDIDCIISTSGIPEQSIPCTAALVQKHLGAIDAGIPAFDINSTCLSFITGFDTISYLIEAGRYRRVLLVASEVCTGLNWHDRESCTLFGDGAAAAILARSERGESARILTSSMETYSKGAHLTECTGGGNKYHPKDYADNLESFLFRMDGRGVYRMASEILPRFVDSLLQTAELKIADLQMVIPHQASLMAMRLICKQLGIAPEKFMTIIQTHGNTIAASVPMALHEAIHQNKIQRGDLVLLLGTSAGFSVGGIVLEY from the coding sequence ATCGTGCGACGAGTTAAACTTCTTTCCACCGGAAAATATCTGCCCAAAAACCGAGTTACCGCCAGCGACATCGAGCAGCGGTTGGGCTTGCCCAAGGATTGGGTCGAACAAAAATCAGGAGTCCTAGTTCGCCACTTTGTAGAAGATGAAACTGCATCATTGATGGGAGCCTTAGCCGCTAAAGATGCACTAGCAGCCGCTGGATTGTCGATCGAAGATATCGATTGTATTATAAGCACCAGCGGTATTCCAGAGCAATCTATCCCCTGTACGGCAGCCTTAGTCCAAAAACATCTGGGTGCGATCGATGCAGGGATTCCGGCTTTCGATATCAATTCGACTTGTCTGAGCTTTATTACTGGCTTCGATACTATCTCCTATTTAATCGAGGCAGGCAGATATCGCCGAGTGCTACTGGTTGCCAGTGAAGTCTGTACGGGCTTGAATTGGCACGATCGAGAAAGTTGTACCTTGTTTGGCGATGGTGCGGCAGCAGCGATTCTAGCTAGGTCTGAGCGGGGAGAAAGCGCGCGCATCTTGACTTCTAGCATGGAAACTTACAGCAAAGGGGCGCACCTGACTGAATGCACGGGTGGTGGCAATAAATATCATCCCAAAGACTATGCCGATAACCTCGAATCCTTTCTGTTTAGAATGGATGGCAGAGGTGTCTATCGGATGGCATCGGAAATTTTGCCTCGGTTTGTAGATAGCCTGTTGCAAACTGCCGAACTGAAGATCGCGGATCTGCAAATGGTTATCCCTCACCAAGCCAGCCTCATGGCAATGCGATTAATCTGCAAACAGCTAGGGATTGCACCAGAGAAATTTATGACCATTATTCAAACTCATGGTAATACAATCGCCGCATCGGTACCGATGGCTCTCCATGAAGCAATTCACCAAAACAAGATCCAGCGCGGAGATCTGGTGCTGTTGCTGGGTACTTCTGCGGGATTTTCGGTCGGCGGGATTGTCTTGGAATACTAA
- a CDS encoding glycosyltransferase family 2 protein, with protein sequence MSLLILSIGLLFLAERIGKYLLVENFFQREDEIDRSIEPVVESKVSILQPILSGDPTLWDCLAKNLQMKTSYPTEFLWLIDDDDAEAQIGCRQLIDRYPDISIKLISLPQAPERISPKMFKLIEGLQQALGEMVVVLDDDTILPDRGLDRAIPFLNRPAVGVAFGLPYYLNFSNIWSALVSCVVNSSSLLTYVPYTFLTAPFTINGMFFVMKREVLDRVDGFSGLETSIVDDFAIAKHFRSHGYLLAQTPVCHGISTQIKDANHYFSLLNRWFIFPQESILKSINIRELAIFYSTALISTFIPSIVVGYLVLFPSVSATIYAFIYFGVNAYILTQFNTKYLNNATPDRQILLLLAIQLIMPVHIILALFSPRRIEWRGKTIELNADGSFEIIKQRSVPEI encoded by the coding sequence ATGAGTCTCTTAATTCTATCGATCGGGTTATTATTTTTAGCTGAAAGAATTGGTAAATACCTGCTTGTCGAAAACTTTTTTCAGCGAGAAGATGAGATAGATAGATCGATCGAGCCAGTTGTCGAATCCAAAGTCAGTATCTTGCAACCGATTTTGAGTGGCGACCCTACTTTATGGGATTGTCTGGCTAAGAATTTACAAATGAAAACTAGTTATCCTACTGAATTTTTGTGGTTAATCGACGACGATGATGCCGAGGCACAAATCGGCTGCCGCCAATTAATAGATCGATATCCAGATATTAGCATCAAGCTGATTTCATTACCACAAGCCCCAGAGCGAATCAGTCCCAAGATGTTTAAATTAATTGAAGGATTGCAGCAGGCCCTAGGTGAGATGGTGGTAGTGCTAGATGATGACACAATTTTACCCGATCGAGGACTCGATCGGGCGATTCCATTTCTCAATCGACCTGCGGTTGGAGTTGCATTTGGCTTACCTTATTATCTGAATTTTTCAAATATTTGGTCTGCATTAGTATCTTGCGTTGTCAATAGTAGTAGCCTGCTCACCTACGTTCCTTATACGTTTTTGACAGCACCTTTTACTATTAACGGGATGTTTTTTGTCATGAAACGCGAAGTTCTCGATCGGGTCGATGGCTTTTCGGGACTAGAAACATCAATTGTCGATGATTTTGCGATCGCCAAACACTTTCGATCGCACGGCTATCTGCTGGCACAGACGCCCGTTTGTCATGGCATCAGTACCCAAATTAAAGATGCCAATCATTATTTTAGCCTTTTAAATCGTTGGTTTATTTTCCCACAGGAATCGATCCTCAAATCGATAAATATTCGCGAACTCGCCATATTTTATAGTACGGCACTGATTTCAACCTTCATCCCGTCGATTGTCGTCGGCTATCTGGTCTTATTCCCTTCTGTGTCCGCTACCATTTACGCGTTTATCTATTTTGGCGTCAATGCTTATATTTTGACACAATTTAATACTAAATATCTTAACAATGCTACACCCGATCGACAAATATTGTTATTATTAGCGATCCAACTGATTATGCCAGTGCATATTATTTTAGCTTTGTTTTCGCCACGGCGGATCGAGTGGCGGGGGAAAACGATCGAACTTAATGCTGATGGCAGCTTTGAAATTATCAAACAGCGAAGTGTACCAGAGATTTAG
- a CDS encoding NAD-dependent epimerase/dehydratase family protein: protein MKILVTGATGFLGKQLVVKLSKLGHEVTALGRNYSIGDRLVTENVRFVFRDLRDREGIIADLQGQDYVFHCGALSSPWGKERDFYEINYLGTKNIIEGCQLHRIKRLIYVSTSAVYCDYRDRLNILEDTSLPIPVNAYARSKQLAELEVSKAHQAGLPTISIRPRGIFGPGDTAILPRLMRANRRGGIPFIDRGQACIDITYVDNVIDALLLCQNAPDILLGRIFNITNGEPITIANLLTKLFAKLDEPCRLRPISLRAANWTASLMELIANTILLGKEPILTRYTVGLLTYSQTLDISAATHELGYQPRVSIDGGLDVFARWYQTNNKPSC, encoded by the coding sequence ATGAAAATATTAGTTACCGGAGCAACAGGTTTTCTAGGCAAACAATTAGTAGTCAAACTCAGCAAACTCGGACATGAAGTTACGGCATTGGGTCGTAATTATAGCATCGGCGATCGATTAGTTACCGAAAATGTCAGATTTGTATTTAGAGATTTGAGAGATCGAGAAGGCATAATTGCCGATCTACAAGGACAAGACTATGTTTTTCATTGTGGTGCCTTATCTTCCCCCTGGGGCAAAGAGCGTGATTTTTATGAGATTAATTATTTAGGTACTAAAAATATCATCGAAGGCTGTCAACTCCATCGCATTAAGCGATTAATTTATGTGTCTACATCTGCTGTTTATTGCGATTATCGAGATCGATTAAATATTTTAGAAGATACATCTTTACCTATCCCCGTTAACGCCTATGCTCGCAGCAAACAATTAGCCGAACTCGAAGTTAGCAAAGCGCACCAAGCTGGTTTACCGACAATTTCTATTAGACCGCGCGGTATTTTTGGCCCCGGCGATACGGCAATTTTACCCCGATTGATGAGAGCAAATCGGCGCGGAGGAATTCCATTTATCGATCGAGGTCAAGCCTGTATTGACATTACCTATGTCGATAATGTCATCGATGCTTTATTGCTATGCCAAAATGCGCCAGATATCTTATTAGGCAGAATTTTTAATATTACCAATGGAGAACCAATTACTATTGCTAACTTATTGACAAAACTATTTGCTAAGTTAGATGAGCCATGCCGACTCAGACCAATTTCACTACGCGCGGCAAATTGGACTGCATCGCTAATGGAACTTATCGCCAATACAATATTGTTAGGGAAAGAACCCATTCTCACCCGTTATACAGTAGGATTACTAACCTATAGTCAAACATTAGACATTTCAGCAGCGACTCACGAATTAGGCTATCAACCTCGCGTGAGTATCGACGGTGGATTAGATGTTTTTGCCCGATGGTATCAAACTAATAATAAACCAAGTTGCTAG
- a CDS encoding MBL fold metallo-hydrolase: MSLKVNFFSAGYCTHPEAVVIRDGKWQSANFPSLFAAIVHPTLGVILFDTGYSSRFFQETRALPLRLYALATPVYFQPADSAVSQLQQSGISPESINYIIISHFHADHVGGLQDFPNARFICFNSAYQAVKNRQGWSALKAGFLPGLLPTDFEHRRISVEDLQTVSLPPQYLPFDTGCDLFGDGTLLAVELPGHATGQLGLFVVDADERTYFLIADACWLSRAYQEFIRPHPIASLIFANDREYVDTLAKIHQLHQFNPDLNIIPTHCAKTWERLNKSMTS, from the coding sequence ATGTCACTTAAAGTTAACTTTTTTTCAGCCGGATATTGTACGCACCCAGAAGCAGTAGTCATCCGCGATGGTAAATGGCAGTCAGCAAATTTTCCCTCTCTATTTGCTGCGATCGTCCATCCAACGCTCGGTGTAATTCTATTCGATACTGGTTATTCTAGTCGATTTTTTCAAGAAACTCGTGCTTTGCCATTGCGGTTATATGCTCTAGCTACGCCTGTATATTTCCAGCCAGCAGATAGTGCTGTCTCTCAGCTCCAGCAATCAGGCATCTCGCCAGAATCGATAAACTATATCATTATTTCTCACTTTCATGCCGATCATGTCGGCGGTTTACAAGATTTTCCAAATGCACGATTTATCTGTTTTAACTCTGCGTATCAAGCAGTAAAAAATCGGCAGGGATGGAGTGCGCTGAAGGCTGGTTTTTTGCCAGGGTTATTACCTACTGATTTCGAGCATCGCCGCATCTCGGTAGAAGATCTCCAGACTGTCTCATTACCTCCACAGTATCTTCCATTTGACACTGGCTGCGATCTATTTGGTGATGGTACTCTCCTAGCAGTCGAATTACCAGGTCATGCTACGGGACAGCTAGGCTTGTTTGTGGTTGATGCTGACGAACGCACTTATTTTCTCATCGCCGATGCTTGTTGGCTCAGTCGTGCTTATCAAGAGTTTATCAGACCACATCCGATCGCCAGTCTCATTTTTGCCAACGATCGAGAGTATGTAGATACACTCGCCAAAATTCATCAATTGCATCAGTTCAATCCAGATCTAAACATCATTCCCACCCATTGTGCGAAAACTTGGGAGAGATTAAATAAATCGATGACATCATAA
- a CDS encoding F390 synthetase-related protein — translation MNDKLAIVGQYLLIKYGRTFKSRKQLLAWQNTKVVNFLHQVLPKSRFYRDRYEGLNLSDWQTFPIVDKSAMMANFDDLNTVGISKDSAFELAIEAETTRNFSPTIQGYTIGLSSGTSGNRGLFIVSPAERQIWAGTILAKALPHSIFTPERIAFFLRANSNLYETVRRQHIRFEYFDLFANLQNHIERLNRIEPTILVAPPSMLLLLAAARSSGDLKIFPEKIIAVAEVLDPLDETYLRECFSRPIHQLYQCTEGFLGSTCAYGTLHLNEDILVIQKEYIDRQLGKFMPIITDFNRRTQPIIRYRLDDILTERQDPCLCGSVFTALSSIEGRCDDLFWLPDLTGERLISIFPDFIRRAIMTASADIQAYRVVQISPTAIEVFVKVPPELQTSIEQQISVSLIDLFNRSHCQIPNIFYQEYVQHTEHRHKLRRVQRAFTPDNRSS, via the coding sequence GTGAACGATAAATTAGCAATTGTGGGTCAATATTTATTGATAAAATATGGGCGGACTTTTAAAAGTCGCAAACAACTTTTAGCATGGCAAAACACCAAAGTTGTCAATTTTTTACATCAGGTTTTACCCAAATCCCGGTTTTATCGCGATCGATATGAGGGCTTGAATCTGAGTGATTGGCAAACATTCCCGATCGTGGATAAATCGGCAATGATGGCCAATTTTGATGACTTAAATACAGTCGGAATTAGCAAAGACTCGGCATTTGAGCTTGCGATCGAAGCAGAAACAACGCGCAACTTTAGCCCCACCATTCAGGGGTATACGATCGGGTTATCTTCGGGGACGAGTGGCAATCGGGGCTTATTTATCGTCAGTCCAGCAGAGCGACAAATATGGGCGGGTACGATTTTAGCAAAAGCACTACCACACTCGATTTTTACGCCCGAACGGATTGCTTTTTTCCTCAGAGCTAATAGCAATCTTTATGAAACAGTCCGACGCCAACACATTCGCTTTGAGTATTTCGATCTATTTGCCAATCTCCAAAATCACATCGAGCGGCTCAACCGTATCGAGCCGACAATTTTAGTCGCACCACCCTCAATGTTACTGCTGTTAGCAGCCGCTCGATCGAGCGGCGATCTAAAGATCTTCCCAGAGAAAATCATCGCTGTGGCGGAGGTGCTAGACCCCTTAGATGAAACATATTTGCGTGAATGTTTCAGTCGTCCCATCCATCAATTGTATCAATGTACGGAAGGTTTTTTAGGCAGTACTTGCGCTTATGGTACGTTACATCTCAATGAAGATATCTTAGTAATTCAAAAAGAATATATCGATCGCCAATTGGGAAAATTTATGCCAATTATTACGGATTTTAATCGGCGAACTCAACCAATTATTCGCTATCGCTTAGATGACATTTTAACCGAACGACAAGATCCCTGTCTCTGCGGCTCGGTATTCACAGCTTTAAGCAGCATCGAAGGGCGATGCGACGATCTGTTTTGGTTGCCCGATCTCACTGGCGAGAGATTAATATCGATATTTCCAGATTTTATCCGCAGAGCCATTATGACAGCTTCAGCAGATATTCAGGCATATCGAGTCGTGCAAATAAGTCCGACGGCGATCGAAGTTTTTGTCAAAGTACCGCCAGAATTACAAACATCGATCGAGCAGCAAATCTCTGTGTCCTTAATCGATCTTTTCAATCGATCGCATTGTCAAATTCCGAATATATTTTACCAAGAATATGTCCAGCACACCGAACACCGCCACAAGTTGCGCCGGGTTCAGCGAGCATTTACCCCAGACAATCGATCCAGCTAA
- a CDS encoding AAA family ATPase: MGYDNFNQSNNAQSKGLLASGWRPLNRDLDIGFFANIVINDTWSLAKRSADFVSDVADALSRKQYSWWANILNVFSDSVQYEFNELWNFITPDPASPDRRHKDVLVAQTPIVQLVSRDSIPIDYVLNRLEEITVKNILEILGTPDLITQYYWERYFYFPPERFTTWERLEVLGYVSAYWKEYDIWVQVETFEKGKRQYTISAPDLAPLINKATFDVAVILSGYKSRVGKINSEYPIRSFPAEIQSFTDRVQQAILSEQQVAVLINGEPGTGKTVWTQAIAKEVLMPLGYVIFILDHDAVENFVPPSYLARICLIINEADNLAKNRALESAQENSKTEHILGLLDGTLYQSVIDESGIHLQQKLVVLMTCNTTDRMDPALLRKGRVDFTYEFVHKFV, encoded by the coding sequence ATGGGCTACGACAATTTCAATCAGAGTAATAACGCTCAAAGTAAAGGATTATTAGCATCGGGCTGGCGACCCCTAAATCGAGATTTAGATATCGGCTTTTTTGCCAATATTGTCATTAATGATACCTGGAGTTTGGCCAAACGCAGTGCCGATTTTGTCAGCGATGTTGCCGATGCACTCAGTCGCAAACAGTATTCCTGGTGGGCGAATATTCTGAATGTATTTTCTGATAGCGTGCAGTACGAATTTAACGAACTGTGGAATTTTATCACGCCCGATCCGGCTTCGCCCGATCGACGTCACAAAGATGTTTTAGTTGCCCAAACACCGATAGTCCAATTAGTCAGTCGCGATAGTATTCCGATCGATTATGTGTTAAATCGGCTAGAAGAAATTACTGTCAAAAACATTTTAGAAATTTTAGGCACACCCGATCTAATTACTCAATATTATTGGGAGCGGTATTTCTATTTTCCACCCGAACGATTCACCACCTGGGAGCGACTAGAAGTCTTAGGCTATGTTTCGGCATACTGGAAAGAATACGATATCTGGGTGCAAGTCGAGACATTTGAGAAAGGTAAACGTCAATATACAATTTCGGCTCCAGATTTAGCACCGTTAATTAATAAGGCTACCTTCGATGTAGCAGTGATTTTAAGCGGCTATAAGAGTCGCGTTGGTAAAATTAATAGTGAGTATCCGATTCGATCGTTTCCAGCCGAAATTCAAAGCTTTACCGATCGCGTTCAACAAGCAATTTTGAGCGAACAACAGGTAGCCGTACTAATTAACGGCGAACCTGGAACTGGTAAAACCGTCTGGACGCAAGCGATCGCTAAAGAAGTCTTGATGCCATTGGGGTATGTAATTTTCATCCTCGATCATGATGCTGTCGAAAATTTCGTACCGCCGAGTTATTTAGCACGGATTTGTTTGATTATTAATGAAGCTGATAATCTAGCCAAAAATCGCGCCCTCGAATCCGCTCAAGAAAATAGTAAAACCGAACATATTTTAGGTTTACTCGATGGCACCCTCTATCAAAGTGTGATCGATGAATCGGGAATTCATCTCCAACAAAAGTTGGTAGTTTTAATGACTTGCAATACTACCGATCGAATGGACCCCGCACTGTTACGCAAAGGACGGGTTGATTTTACCTATGAATTCGTTCATAAATTTGTCTAG
- a CDS encoding RNA 2'-phosphotransferase, with protein MAGNLQISQRHVRISKYLSKHLRHQPERLGLELLPGGWIEVDKLLAAASAHGFEISLADLHQVVATNDKQRFAFNESGDLIRANQGHSIDIDLQLTAQTPPDTLYHGTHIKAIAAIFATGLQKMSRHHVHLTTDLNTAFKVGARRGESVILGIDTLAMVADGYSFYLTDNDVWLVDAVPPQYLAQLDCVPRA; from the coding sequence ATGGCTGGTAACCTGCAAATTTCCCAACGCCACGTTAGAATTAGTAAATACTTATCCAAACACCTGCGCCATCAGCCAGAACGACTGGGATTGGAACTTTTGCCCGGAGGCTGGATTGAAGTAGATAAGCTCTTAGCAGCAGCATCAGCACACGGATTTGAGATTAGTCTAGCCGATCTACACCAGGTAGTTGCCACCAATGATAAACAACGTTTTGCATTTAATGAATCTGGCGATCTGATTCGCGCCAATCAGGGACATTCGATCGATATCGACTTACAGCTTACAGCTCAAACGCCCCCAGATACTCTCTATCATGGCACTCACATCAAAGCGATCGCCGCAATTTTTGCAACGGGATTGCAGAAGATGTCTCGCCACCACGTCCATCTCACCACAGATCTGAATACGGCATTCAAGGTGGGTGCTAGGCGGGGTGAAAGTGTCATCTTGGGGATAGATACGCTGGCAATGGTTGCTGACGGTTATAGCTTTTACCTGACGGATAACGATGTGTGGTTGGTAGATGCGGTACCACCACAATATTTAGCACAATTAGATTGCGTGCCAAGAGCCTGA
- a CDS encoding L,D-transpeptidase family protein, which yields MRWKKLPESAKIGLVTVLSIVAIGAIYRSLARWGYIVPVSLWSQVFCETCQSQPAYHQPPTKFIKTELPIAKIVGDNINKSQISILIEKSKHRLTIYRDKQPIKSYPIVLGDNPKGDKFIEGDRRTPEGILHIRDLYPHPEWSKFLWLDYPNADSWRKHLSAKQTGKIPWYAPIGRDVGIHGVPTKSEDLIDKQINWTWGCVSLKNTDVDEVYLVARTGTLVEIVP from the coding sequence ATGCGATGGAAGAAGTTACCGGAATCGGCCAAGATCGGCTTAGTGACAGTATTAAGTATAGTTGCGATCGGGGCGATCTATCGATCGCTGGCTCGATGGGGGTATATTGTCCCAGTCTCATTATGGAGTCAAGTCTTCTGCGAAACATGTCAGAGCCAACCTGCTTACCATCAACCACCTACCAAATTTATTAAAACCGAACTGCCGATCGCAAAAATAGTAGGTGATAACATTAATAAATCGCAGATTTCAATCTTAATTGAAAAATCAAAACATCGCTTAACTATCTATCGAGATAAACAACCAATTAAATCTTATCCGATCGTGTTAGGCGACAACCCTAAAGGCGATAAATTTATCGAAGGCGACAGGCGTACCCCCGAAGGCATCTTGCATATTCGAGATCTTTATCCCCATCCTGAATGGTCGAAATTCTTGTGGTTGGACTATCCTAATGCCGACTCGTGGCGCAAACATTTGAGTGCCAAACAAACTGGTAAAATTCCTTGGTATGCACCAATCGGGCGTGATGTTGGCATTCATGGCGTACCAACAAAGTCAGAAGATTTAATCGATAAGCAAATTAATTGGACGTGGGGATGCGTCTCGCTCAAAAATACCGATGTCGATGAAGTTTATCTGGTAGCTCGCACTGGTACTTTAGTTGAAATTGTCCCCTAA
- the dxs gene encoding 1-deoxy-D-xylulose-5-phosphate synthase: MHLSEITHPNQLHGLSVRQLEQIALEIREKHLQTVATSGGHLGPGLGVVELTLALYQTLDLDRDKVVWDVGHQAYPHKLITGRYNRFHTLRQKDGIAGYLKRGESKFDHFGAGHASTSISAALGMAIARDLKGENFKCVAVIGDGALTGGMALEAIDHAGHLPKTNLLVVLNDNEMSISPNVGAIPRYLNKLRVSPPIQFLSDNIEEQLKHIPFVGESISPELARVKEGMKRLAVPKVGAVFEELGFTYIGPVDGHNLEELISTFEGAHKHAGPVIVHVATTKGKGYAIAESDREGYHAQSPFNLATGKSAPASKPKPPTYSKVFADTLIALAENDPRIVAITAAMGTGTGLDKFQAKLPDRYVDVGIAEQHAITLAAGLATEGMRPVAAIYSTFLQRAFDQIVHDACIQHLPVFLCLDRAGIVGADGPTHQGMYDIAYLRCIPNMVLMAPKDEGELQQMLVTGINYTDGPIAMRYPRGNGYGVPLMDEGWEELPIGKAEILREGDDVLMIAYGSMVHPTLQAAGLLSEHGISATVINARFAKPLDTELFAPLARSIGKVVTVEEGCLMGGFGSAIAESLMDLNVVVPIKRIGVPDILVEHATPDESLGSLGLTSSQIAETVRTTFFTQKPVAVGV; this comes from the coding sequence ATGCACCTAAGCGAAATCACCCATCCAAACCAGTTGCACGGTTTATCAGTTCGGCAACTAGAGCAAATCGCGCTAGAAATCAGAGAAAAACATCTTCAGACCGTGGCGACTAGTGGCGGTCATTTAGGCCCAGGTCTAGGTGTTGTCGAGCTGACGTTGGCACTGTATCAAACATTGGATCTCGATCGAGATAAAGTTGTTTGGGATGTGGGACACCAAGCTTATCCCCATAAATTAATCACGGGCAGATACAATCGCTTTCACACGCTCCGCCAGAAGGATGGAATTGCAGGCTATCTCAAACGCGGAGAGAGTAAGTTCGACCACTTTGGAGCCGGACATGCGTCTACAAGCATTTCTGCGGCCTTGGGAATGGCGATCGCTCGCGATCTCAAGGGTGAAAACTTTAAATGCGTAGCCGTCATCGGCGATGGTGCGCTGACAGGGGGGATGGCTCTAGAAGCGATCGATCATGCGGGACATTTACCCAAAACTAATTTATTAGTGGTGTTAAATGATAACGAGATGTCGATCTCGCCCAATGTCGGTGCAATTCCGCGCTATTTAAATAAATTGCGCGTCAGTCCGCCGATTCAGTTCCTCAGCGACAACATTGAAGAACAACTCAAACATATTCCATTTGTAGGCGAATCGATTTCGCCCGAACTCGCACGAGTCAAAGAAGGGATGAAGCGGCTTGCCGTCCCCAAAGTTGGTGCGGTATTCGAGGAATTAGGATTTACCTATATCGGCCCTGTAGACGGCCACAATCTGGAAGAATTGATTAGCACCTTTGAAGGTGCTCATAAACATGCAGGCCCTGTCATCGTTCACGTTGCCACTACCAAAGGTAAAGGATACGCCATCGCCGAAAGCGATCGCGAAGGCTATCACGCTCAAAGTCCCTTCAATCTCGCCACTGGCAAAAGTGCCCCCGCTAGTAAACCCAAACCACCGACTTATTCCAAGGTATTCGCCGATACCCTGATCGCGCTGGCAGAAAACGACCCGCGCATCGTGGCAATTACTGCCGCCATGGGTACGGGGACTGGTTTAGATAAATTCCAGGCCAAATTACCCGATCGTTATGTCGATGTCGGTATTGCCGAACAACATGCAATTACGCTCGCCGCTGGTTTAGCCACCGAAGGGATGCGTCCGGTAGCCGCGATTTATTCGACTTTCTTACAAAGAGCCTTCGATCAGATCGTCCACGATGCTTGCATCCAACATCTCCCGGTATTCCTGTGTCTCGATCGAGCCGGAATCGTTGGAGCTGATGGCCCGACACACCAAGGGATGTACGATATTGCTTATCTCCGCTGTATTCCGAATATGGTGCTGATGGCTCCCAAGGATGAGGGCGAATTACAGCAGATGTTAGTTACTGGTATCAATTATACCGATGGGCCGATCGCCATGCGCTACCCGCGCGGCAACGGTTACGGGGTGCCATTGATGGATGAAGGTTGGGAAGAATTACCGATCGGTAAAGCTGAAATACTTCGTGAGGGTGATGATGTGCTGATGATTGCCTACGGCTCGATGGTACACCCGACGCTGCAAGCGGCTGGACTCCTGAGCGAACACGGCATTTCGGCGACGGTAATTAATGCCCGATTTGCCAAACCGCTAGATACCGAACTATTTGCGCCATTGGCTCGATCGATCGGTAAAGTGGTGACGGTGGAAGAAGGTTGTCTGATGGGTGGTTTTGGTTCGGCAATTGCCGAATCGCTGATGGATCTCAATGTGGTGGTACCGATTAAACGAATCGGCGTCCCCGATATCTTGGTAGAACATGCCACTCCCGATGAGTCTTTAGGTAGTTTGGGTTTAACGAGTTCTCAAATCGCCGAAACTGTCAGAACTACGTTTTTCACCCAAAAGCCTGTGGCTGTAGGTGTCTAA
- a CDS encoding rhomboid family intramembrane serine protease, translating into MKEVVGEIRTHILILVALVGTMWGLEVLDTYVFRHGLDTLGILPRQPIGLRGILFAPFLHGSFGHLAANTVPFIILGWLIMAQSVSNFVVVSVICAVLGGLGTWVFGARGLHIGASGLIFGYLGFLLARYYFDRRLSSGLVALFVGTTYGSVLWGVLPSMPGISWEGHLFGFLSGIFAASFVRDRASSRV; encoded by the coding sequence ATGAAAGAGGTTGTTGGTGAAATTAGAACCCACATTTTGATTCTGGTAGCACTAGTCGGGACAATGTGGGGACTGGAAGTTCTCGATACGTATGTTTTTCGTCACGGACTCGATACCTTGGGTATTTTACCCCGACAGCCAATTGGGTTGCGGGGGATTTTATTTGCGCCATTTTTGCATGGTAGTTTTGGCCATTTAGCGGCAAATACAGTTCCATTCATTATTCTCGGTTGGCTGATTATGGCGCAGAGTGTCTCTAACTTTGTCGTTGTCTCGGTTATTTGTGCGGTGCTGGGTGGTTTGGGAACGTGGGTGTTTGGTGCTAGAGGTTTACATATCGGTGCGAGTGGGCTGATTTTTGGATATTTGGGGTTCCTACTGGCACGATATTATTTCGATCGCCGCCTCAGTTCTGGGCTGGTAGCTTTATTTGTCGGGACTACCTATGGAAGCGTATTGTGGGGAGTTTTACCCTCAATGCCAGGGATTTCCTGGGAAGGACATTTATTTGGTTTCCTCAGCGGGATCTTTGCTGCCAGCTTTGTGCGCGATCGCGCTTCGTCGCGGGTGTAA
- a CDS encoding phasin family protein: MDNNNWLQQILMLGLGTTTLVADRVREVSEQWVKEGKIDSDQAKSFVDDLMGQMKLDPANFEAQMQRTIRNTMQDLGVPRQAEMDELRGRIDRLERQVRELENKLWK; encoded by the coding sequence ATGGATAACAATAACTGGCTGCAACAAATTTTAATGCTAGGTCTGGGTACGACGACACTAGTGGCCGATCGCGTCCGCGAAGTCAGCGAACAGTGGGTTAAAGAAGGTAAGATCGACTCCGACCAAGCAAAATCATTTGTCGATGACTTGATGGGGCAAATGAAGTTAGATCCAGCGAATTTTGAAGCCCAGATGCAACGCACGATTCGGAATACCATGCAAGATCTGGGCGTACCGCGTCAAGCCGAAATGGACGAATTGCGCGGACGCATCGATAGACTAGAACGCCAAGTCCGAGAATTGGAAAATAAATTATGGAAATAG